One genomic segment of Alosa sapidissima isolate fAloSap1 chromosome 13, fAloSap1.pri, whole genome shotgun sequence includes these proteins:
- the LOC121680494 gene encoding UDP-glucuronosyltransferase 2A1-like, with protein MVTPAKLHHCAIISSIVSLLLTVPVCVESGKALILPWEYSHWHHMRIIVEELAERNHSVTVLVHSASPSVKSFQDERINFTIFQVPLEKHEVHAMWIEFVEIQMYPSASKLQIILDMLAMMDRLSSHNNIICDGILRNEALMDTLRQSNFEVILSDPIMPCGEILADILGVPFVLSLRLTFGYVAERECGQLPTPPSYVPALPGQLTDRMDFMERLQNFLMYGFHTASFYLYIKLTRNKYLSEIRGKPTEFCDVASKADIWLIRTYWDFEYPRPLLPNFKFIGGYHCKPAKPLPEDMEDFAQSSGDDGIVVFSLGSIVKNITMDKANIIAFALGQIPQKVLWRYSGTKPETLAPNIRLYDWLPQNDLLGHPKTKAFITHGGTNGLYEAIYHGVPMVGIPLFGDQPDNLHIMKVKGAAVILDFNKLESKDLVDALNTVINDPSYKQSIMRLSRIHHDQPMKPLDKAVFWIEFVMRNKGAKHLRVQAHNLSWYQYHCLDVIIFLLATVGLFIFIVVKSCCFCFRRCFMKSVVKKKTE; from the exons ATGGTAACACCAGCAAAACTTCACCACTGCGCAATTATTTCTTCGATTGTGTCTCTTTTGCTTACAGTTCCTGTTTGCGTTGAGAGTGGCAAAGCTTTGATATTGCCGTGGGAGTATAGCCATTGGCACCACATGCGCATTATTGTGGAGGAGCTTGCTGAACGGAACCACAGCGTTACAGTATTGGTCCACTCAGCCTCGCCTTCTGTGAAATCATTTCAGGACGAGCGTATAAACTTCACAATTTTCCAAGTCCCTCTGGAGAAACACGAAGTGCATGCCATGTGGATTGAATTTGTTGAAATACAGATGTATCCATCTGCTTCAAAACTCCAGATTATTTTGGACATGTTAGCAATGATGGACCGTCTCAGttctcataacaacataatCTGTGATGGCATTCTACGTAATGAGGCGCTTATGGATACTCTAAGACAGTCGAACTTCGAGGTGATTCTGTCCGACCCTATCATGCCCTGTGGTGAAATCTTGGCAGATATACTGGGCGTGCCATTCGTTCTGTCACTGAGACTTACTTTTGGGTATGTGGCTGAAAGGGAGTGTGGTCAATTGCCAACACCCCCATCTTATGTACCTGCTCTCCCTGGGCAGTTGACAGACCGCATGGACTTCATGGAAAGGTTGCAGAATTTTTTAATGTATGGCTTTCACACTGCATCTTTCTATCTATACATCAAGCTGACTAGAAATAAATATCTAAGTGAAATCAGAG GTAAGCCAACTGAATTTTGTGATGTTGCTAGTAAAGCTGATATTTGGTTGATCCGGACCTACTGGGATTTTGAGTACCCACGACCTCTTCTCCCCAATTTCAAATTTATTGGAGGGTATCACTGCAAGCCAGCTAAGCCTCTACCAGAG GATATGGAGGACTTTGCTCAAAGTTCCGGGGATGACGGTATTGTGGTTTTCTCACTGGGATCCATTGTCAAGAATATTACGATGGACAAAGCGAACATAATAGCCTTTGCACTTGGACAGATACCTCAAAAG GTATTATGGAGGTACAGTGGGACTAAACCAGAGACACTGGCACCCAATATAAGACTTTATGACTGGCTTCCCCAAAATGACCTTCTAG GCCATCCCAAGACCAAAGCCTTCATAACCCATGGTGGCACCAATGGGCTCTATGAGGCTATCTATCATGGAGTGCCCATGGTGGGCATTCCTCTGTTTGGTGACCAGCCTGATAATCTTCACATTATGAAGGTGAAAGGAGCAGCTGTCATTCTGGATTTCAACAAACTGGAAAGTAAAGATCTTGTGGATGCCCTCAACACAGTGATAAATGACCCATC ATATAAGCAAAGCATCATGAGGCTCTCCAGGATTCACCATGACCAGCCAATGAAACCTTTGGATAAAGCTGTGTTTTGGATTGAGTTTGTCATGCGCAATAAAGGAGCGAAGCACCTGCGTGTCCAGGCCCACAACCTCAGCTGGTACCAGTACCACTGTCTGGATGTTATTATATTCCTGCTTGCCACAGTGGGATTGTTCATTTTTATTGTGGTAAAATCATGTTGCTTCTGCTTCAGGAGGTGCTTTATGAAAagtgtggtaaaaaaaaaaacagagtga
- the LOC121680497 gene encoding testis-expressed protein 26-like codes for MDHSDAKQWDPYQTSHRRDFVYRPNSSEPVYGTSTSKVHINPYTLDKPVDTKTVYNEEFSWKPTSKPAFITGTVSGNRRNNPHPSESFMVWRLPRGLRSAYNGKPGTSLPSEQQITDALSGQYRSTYRTDYLGIPQGVQKPTKLKPLSLEKMVSYTIDTEMRHNYCKPSNKPDLQGNTTRYGCNALHGVAPKGIVPTVVHSHIRNQETRKQLTSYDMHFGGKTTDISEVLRSLQPQELKQLYQHLPQKDKDAVDAFLLMTSRRSQVKKGSRSPHSPCKPDWLSAWAGPL; via the exons ATGGACCATTCAG atgcaAAGCAGTGGGATCCATACCAGACATCTCACAGACGTGACTTTGTTTACCGACCCAACTCttcagagcccgtttacgg CACTTCAACTTCAAAGGTTCACATAAATCCATATACACTTGATAAGCCTGTGGATACAAAAACTGTGTACAATGAGGAGTTCAGTTGGAAACCAACGTCCAAACCTGCTTTCATAACTGGAACAGTTTCTGGCAACAGAAGAAACAATCCCCACCCGAGTGAG TCTTTCATGGTATGGCGGCTGCCCAGAGGGCTAAGGTCTGCTTATAATGGAAAGCCTGGGACAAGCCTCCCCTCTGAGCAGCAGATAACTGATGCTCTTTCTGGCCAGTATCGCTCTACGTACCGCACTGACTACTTGGGCATCCCTCAAG GTGTCCAGAAACCCACTAAACTGAAACCTCTGAGCTTAGAGAAAATGGTCTCTTACACCATTGACACAGAGATGCGCCACAATTACTGCAAGCCGTCAAACAAGCCTGACCTCCAAGGCAATACGACTCGTTATGGATGCAATGCACTCCATGGAGTTGCCCCAAAAGGAATAG TCCCCACGGTGGTTCACAGTCACATTAGGAACCAGGAGACCAGGAAGCAGCTGACAAGTTATGACATGCACTTTGGGGGAAAGACCACTGACATTTCAGAAGTACTCAGATCCCTTCAGCCACAGGAGTTGAAGCAGCTCTATCAACATCTTCCTCAAAAAG ATAAGGATGCTGTTGATGCTTTTCTGCTCATGACCTCTCGTCGTTCTCAGGTAAAGAAAGGAAGCCGTTCCCCACACTCTCCTTGTAAGCCAGACTGGTTGTCAGCTTGGGCAGGGCCCCTGTGA
- the LOC121680493 gene encoding UDP-glucuronosyltransferase 2A1-like isoform X1, producing MFISPKAHNCVMTSTIAPLLGLLIVGVCVESGNVLILPGEYSHWHNMRMIVEELAERNHSITVLVNSASPSVKSFHDERVNFKIFQVPLEKHEVHAMWNEFVDVWMYQSRTASMPQMFFKIIAVMNRITAHNYVMCDGVLRNPMLIDALKLDKFEVILFDPMMPCGDVLAETLDIPFILSLRLTFGYVFERQCGQLPTPPSYVPAVPTQFTDHMEFMERLQNVLMYGVHTAIFYLHTKLTTNNYLSEIRGKPTELCDVLGKADIWLIRTYWDFEYPRPLLPNFKFVGGLHCKPAKPLPEDMEFFVQSSGDDGIVVFSLGSMINNLTMERANTIASALGEIPQKVLWRYSGVKPETLAPNTRLYDWLPQNDLLGHPKTKAFITHGGTNGLYEAIYHGVPMVGIPLFADQPDNLHHMKVKGAAVILDFNKLESKDLVAALNTVINDPSYKESIVRLSRIHHDQPMKPLDEAVFWIEFVMRNKGAKHLRVQAHNLSWYQYHSLDVIIFLLTIVGLFIFIVVKSCCFCFRKCFGKSLLKKKTE from the exons ATGTTTATATCACCAAAAGCGCATAACTGCGTCATGACTTCTACCATTGCACCTCTTCTAGGCTTACTCATAGTTGGTGTTTGCGTTGAAAGCGGCAATGTTTTGATTTTACCTGGGGAGTATAGCCACTGGCACAATATGCGTATGATTGTGGAAGAGCTTGCAGAACGGAACCACAGCATTACAGTATTGGTAAACTCAGCCTCCCCATCTGTGAAATCATTTCATGACGAGCGTGTAAATTTTAAAATTTTCCAGGTTCCTCTGGAGAAACACGAAGTGCACGCCATGTGGAATGAGTTTGTTGATGTGTGGATGTACCAGTCTAGAACTGCGTCTATGCcacaaatgttttttaaaattATAGCCGTGATGAATCGCATCACTGCTCATAACTATGTCATGTGTGATGGCGTTTTACGCAACCCAATGTTAATTGATGCATTGAAACTGGACAAATTCGAAGTTATACTGTTTGATCCTATGATGCCCTGCGGTGATGTTTTGGCGGAAACTTTGGACATACCGTTTATTCTATCCTTGAGACTCACATTTGGCTATGTATTTGAGAGGCAATGCGGCCAATTGCCAACACCTCCGTCATATGTACCTGCTGTACCAACACAGTTCACAGACCATATGGAATTTATGGAAAGGCTGCAAAATGTTTTGATGTATGGAGTTCATACTGCCATATTTTACCTGCACACCAAGCTGACTACGAATAATTATTTAAGTGAAATCAGAG gTAAACCAACAGAATTATGTGATGTCCTTGGTAAAGCTGATATTTGGTTGATCAGGACCTACTGGGATTTTGAGTACCCCCGACCTCTTCTCCCCAATTTCAAATTTGTTGGAGGCCTGCATTGCAAGCCAGCAAAGCCTCTTCCAGAG GACATGGAGTTTTTTGTGCAAAGTTCAGGGGATGATGGTATTGTAGTGTTCTCACTGGGATCCATGATCAACAACCTCACGATGGAGAGAGCAAACACAATAGCCTCTGCACTTGGAGAAATACCTCAAAAG GTATTATGGAGGTACAGTGGTGTAAAACCAGAGACACTGGCACCCAATACAAGACTTTATGACTGGCTTCCTCAAAATGACCTTCTAG GCCATCCCAAAACCAAAGCCTTCATAACCCATGGTGGCACCAATGGGCTCTATGAGGCTATCTATCATGGAGTGCCCATGGTAGGCATCCCCCTGTTCGCTGACCAGCCTGATAATCTGCACCACATGAAGGTGAAAGGGGCAGCTGTCATTCTGGATTTCAACAAACTAGAAAGTAAAGATTTAGTGGCTGCTCTCAACACAGTGATAAATGATCCCTC ATATAAGGAAAGCATTGTGAGGCTCTCCAGGATTCACCATGACCAGCCAATGAAACCTTTGGATGAGGCCGTGTTCTGGATCGAGTTTGTCATGCGCAATAAAGGAGCGAAGCACCTGCGTGTCCAGGCCCACAACCTCAGCTGGTATCAGTACCACAGTCTGGATGTTATTATATTCCTGCTTACAATAGTGGGACTGTTCATTTTTATTGTGGTAAAATCATGTTGCTTCTGCTTCAGGAAGTGCTTTGGGAAAAGTCtcctaaaaaagaaaacagagtaa